In one window of Eggerthella guodeyinii DNA:
- a CDS encoding 4Fe-4S dicluster domain-containing protein — MADYTRRAFLGFAAATAACAGVGGAAKAFAGDGDLLRPPGGQDEGALWAACVKCDRCRSACPTNVVGVAHVEDGLLQARTPVLDFHRGYCDFCGKCQECCPTGALGPFDPERDELGVAVVQKDRCIAYFEGCVECEKACPYEAIALDETGHPVVDAAACNGCGVCENVCPALVYRSFAGGTRRGIVVVSPARYERLGTTVANDESEMMA; from the coding sequence ATGGCTGATTACACGAGGCGGGCGTTTTTGGGATTCGCCGCCGCCACGGCCGCCTGCGCCGGCGTGGGCGGAGCGGCGAAGGCGTTCGCCGGCGACGGCGACCTGTTGCGCCCGCCGGGGGGTCAGGACGAGGGCGCGCTGTGGGCGGCATGCGTGAAATGCGATCGCTGCCGCAGCGCGTGCCCGACGAACGTGGTGGGGGTCGCGCATGTGGAGGACGGGCTGCTGCAAGCTCGCACGCCCGTGCTCGATTTCCATCGAGGGTACTGCGATTTCTGCGGGAAGTGCCAGGAGTGCTGCCCGACCGGGGCGCTGGGCCCGTTCGACCCCGAACGCGACGAGCTGGGCGTGGCCGTCGTGCAGAAGGACCGCTGCATCGCGTACTTCGAGGGGTGCGTCGAATGCGAGAAGGCGTGCCCGTACGAGGCGATCGCGCTTGACGAGACCGGGCACCCGGTGGTCGATGCGGCGGCGTGCAACGGCTGCGGCGTGTGCGAAAACGTGTGCCCGGCGCTCGTGTACCGCTCGTTCGCGGGCGGCACGCGGCGCGGCATCGTGGTGGTTTCGCCCGCGCGCTACGAGCGCCTGGGCACGACGGTGGCGAACGATGAGAGCGAGATGATGGCATGA
- a CDS encoding helix-turn-helix transcriptional regulator: MRAWPAAKYLTYCFWRSWILVVYTAPIWSYVAAGTGAASCSFSMYAWSTVAFAAVAALLALFHGQASRLLSRKGVMCAAGIVSSVGMLMEYAGAFLFGGGGNPLFVIGALLTGVGTAFIAVRAGQIYAATRPVVAVTNTALSELASGLVFFFVVGTVPQIALLVAALLPLAAALMTLFEPDADEARMPARHRAAELDASTRRASVSAFVRFLVVVFLLTFMANLSKGAFALQDADASLASGTVGVSLVILVSFVLVLVSSLLKSFDFGVAYYPLVLMLVLAVVVVFSSDAGNMAAASVIVLVYCLFSLFMWCLLTYLARSDYWSPIQVFGWGRSVFALGSFAGLVVGQGYPALGLGESQSFVIGLVLAFLLVAASMLIFRESDVRKITSAGWLAVEAVAATPSRGDVGEAVGPVDATMRGDARDAGTGGVVGTVFGLDAETFAADHNLTVREREVFDLMLRGRDAKSIGEALVISDNTAKAHIRSIYAKTGVHTRQEFIDATEHVAR, encoded by the coding sequence ATGAGGGCGTGGCCGGCGGCGAAATACTTGACGTACTGTTTCTGGCGCTCGTGGATATTGGTGGTATACACCGCGCCTATCTGGAGCTATGTGGCGGCTGGAACAGGGGCGGCGTCCTGCTCGTTCTCCATGTACGCCTGGTCGACCGTGGCGTTCGCCGCGGTTGCGGCGCTGTTGGCGCTGTTCCATGGACAAGCCTCCCGCCTGCTTTCGCGCAAGGGCGTCATGTGCGCGGCGGGCATCGTTTCGTCGGTCGGCATGCTGATGGAGTACGCGGGCGCGTTCCTGTTCGGCGGCGGCGGGAACCCGCTGTTCGTGATCGGCGCGCTGCTCACGGGTGTCGGGACCGCGTTCATCGCCGTGCGCGCCGGCCAGATCTACGCTGCGACGCGTCCGGTGGTGGCCGTGACGAACACCGCGCTTTCCGAGCTGGCTTCCGGGCTCGTCTTCTTCTTCGTGGTGGGCACCGTGCCCCAGATCGCCTTGCTGGTAGCGGCGCTGCTTCCCCTGGCCGCCGCGCTCATGACCCTGTTCGAGCCCGATGCGGACGAGGCCCGGATGCCGGCGCGCCATCGGGCCGCCGAACTCGATGCGTCGACGCGGCGGGCGAGCGTGTCCGCGTTCGTCCGCTTCCTCGTGGTGGTGTTCCTGCTCACGTTCATGGCGAACCTGTCGAAAGGGGCGTTCGCGCTGCAGGATGCGGATGCCTCTCTGGCCAGCGGCACGGTGGGCGTTTCGCTGGTCATCTTGGTAAGCTTCGTGCTGGTGCTGGTCAGCAGCTTGCTCAAGTCGTTCGACTTCGGCGTGGCGTACTACCCGCTCGTGCTCATGCTGGTGCTGGCGGTGGTCGTGGTGTTCTCGTCCGACGCGGGCAACATGGCTGCGGCGTCGGTGATCGTGCTGGTGTACTGCCTGTTCTCGTTGTTCATGTGGTGCTTGCTCACGTATCTGGCGCGCAGCGACTACTGGAGTCCCATCCAGGTGTTCGGTTGGGGCCGCTCCGTGTTCGCGCTCGGCTCCTTTGCGGGGCTCGTGGTGGGGCAGGGCTATCCCGCTTTGGGGTTGGGCGAGTCGCAGTCGTTCGTGATCGGCCTGGTGCTGGCGTTCTTGCTGGTGGCCGCGTCCATGCTCATCTTTCGCGAAAGCGACGTGCGCAAGATCACGAGCGCCGGTTGGCTGGCCGTCGAGGCGGTGGCGGCGACGCCGAGCCGGGGCGACGTCGGCGAAGCCGTCGGCCCGGTCGACGCGACGATGCGCGGGGATGCGCGCGATGCCGGCACCGGCGGGGTCGTCGGGACCGTCTTCGGCCTCGATGCCGAGACGTTCGCGGCCGACCACAACCTCACCGTGCGTGAGCGCGAGGTGTTCGACCTCATGCTGCGCGGGCGCGATGCGAAATCCATCGGCGAGGCGCTCGTCATCTCCGACAACACGGCCAAAGCGCACATCCGCAGCATCTACGCCAAGACCGGCGTTCACACGCGTCAGGAGTTCATCGACGCCACCGAGCACGTGGCTCGCTGA
- a CDS encoding dimethyl sulfoxide reductase anchor subunit family protein: MTIQWSLVLFTVLSGCGAWLFACTAADEFRGGAAKRVRIPACIGAIALLVVGGIASATHLSHVDRMMAVLAHPTAGIFLEALLLGLLAVCIAAYALLVKREASPTARKALAATGIVLAAAFSFACGVSYMMSSRPVWNTVALPLAYLGTAMASGTALYLVLCAAFKVDDGDVRGAARYAAVGGAVALVLGLAYGVASGIAFGEQAALFWAAVVLCGSAAPTACGALAARKPGSALALGAVGLAGALVGSIALRAAMWLVGVAVANYFGFAL; encoded by the coding sequence ATGACGATCCAATGGTCTTTGGTGCTGTTCACGGTGTTGTCCGGATGCGGCGCTTGGCTGTTCGCCTGCACGGCCGCCGACGAGTTCCGGGGCGGCGCGGCGAAACGGGTTCGCATTCCGGCCTGCATCGGCGCGATCGCGCTGCTGGTGGTGGGCGGAATCGCCTCGGCCACGCACCTCTCGCACGTCGATCGCATGATGGCGGTGCTCGCGCACCCCACGGCGGGCATCTTCCTGGAGGCGCTGCTGCTGGGCCTGCTGGCCGTGTGCATCGCGGCGTACGCGCTGCTGGTGAAGCGCGAGGCATCGCCGACGGCGCGCAAGGCGCTGGCGGCGACGGGCATCGTTTTGGCGGCGGCGTTCTCGTTCGCGTGCGGCGTGTCCTACATGATGTCGTCGCGTCCGGTGTGGAACACGGTTGCGCTGCCGCTGGCGTACCTGGGCACGGCGATGGCTTCGGGCACGGCGCTCTACCTCGTGCTGTGCGCGGCCTTCAAAGTGGATGACGGCGACGTGAGGGGCGCTGCCCGCTATGCCGCCGTCGGAGGAGCGGTTGCGCTCGTGCTGGGCCTTGCGTACGGCGTGGCGAGCGGGATCGCGTTCGGCGAGCAGGCGGCCCTGTTCTGGGCGGCCGTGGTGCTGTGCGGCTCGGCGGCGCCGACGGCGTGCGGCGCGCTGGCGGCGCGGAAGCCGGGCAGCGCGTTGGCGCTCGGCGCGGTGGGGCTGGCGGGCGCGCTGGTGGGTTCCATCGCCCTGCGCGCGGCGATGTGGCTCGTGGGCGTCGCGGTAGCCAACTATTTCGGATTCGCGCTCTAG
- a CDS encoding 4Fe-4S dicluster domain-containing protein has translation MAQYAIVVDLDRCIGCHGCEVACKNENNIALGEYWNKVVDRGPFGEYPDLEMYFLPTMCQQCQDAPCANVCPTGASYRDADGMVLVDKEKCIGCKYCMMACPYGVRSWNVAESVVEKCTLCAHLTKNGELPLCVRTCSAGARFFGDLDDPSSDAAKALAAADPASVHTLVDVGNRPATHYILSPQRAAWKEGERA, from the coding sequence ATGGCTCAGTACGCAATCGTCGTCGACCTCGACCGCTGCATCGGCTGTCACGGATGCGAGGTCGCCTGCAAGAACGAGAACAACATCGCGTTGGGGGAGTATTGGAACAAGGTGGTGGATCGCGGCCCCTTCGGCGAGTACCCCGACCTGGAGATGTACTTCCTGCCCACCATGTGCCAGCAATGCCAGGATGCTCCTTGCGCGAACGTGTGCCCCACCGGGGCGAGCTACCGCGATGCCGACGGCATGGTGCTGGTGGACAAGGAGAAGTGCATCGGCTGCAAGTACTGCATGATGGCCTGCCCCTACGGCGTGCGATCGTGGAACGTCGCCGAGAGCGTGGTGGAGAAGTGCACCTTGTGCGCCCATCTGACCAAGAACGGCGAGCTGCCCCTGTGCGTGCGCACGTGCTCGGCCGGCGCGCGCTTCTTCGGCGACCTGGACGATCCCTCGTCCGATGCGGCGAAGGCGCTGGCGGCGGCCGACCCCGCCAGCGTCCACACGCTCGTCGACGTGGGGAACCGCCCGGCGACGCACTATATCCTGTCACCTCAGCGCGCGGCTTGGAAGGAAGGTGAGCGGGCATGA
- a CDS encoding helix-turn-helix transcriptional regulator has product MGTFAETTLLAATLFGALFVGLSLTGKRLPFMLLGAGGGILYLCCALAFAYFSWFGSPDDAPIIALSTAVALGDACLALAWGRICARFKIKRALVAVSLASMLSAGICFLYAVLPLPGVTVLFVLSSIVAVIVPLAFSGMAHDGDEAAPERPEGRTASATIASLADVIVAPGLGLLVFAFAMAVMRTAFNESQDAYLAALALDAAALLAYTALRKKRFALRGGMHQTFLPLMAMVLLAATSISASVGSGSALVSFLTYALYALAAILTLATLCAIANAGEFSADLVFSTAVLLFCAASFAGQSFASVLDDDLVHVAVTVTTTLYAFVMVLSSYVRRTRDARDEPRAAERIEDEATPARSLDRCAQLAAAHNLTAREQEILAYLAEGHSGAYISDVLFISPNTVRTHIHNIYRKLDVSSREDILRLTKSATTV; this is encoded by the coding sequence ATGGGCACGTTCGCGGAAACCACCCTGCTGGCCGCCACGCTGTTCGGAGCGCTGTTCGTGGGGCTGTCGCTGACGGGCAAGCGCCTCCCCTTCATGCTGCTCGGCGCGGGAGGCGGCATCCTGTACCTGTGCTGCGCGCTCGCGTTCGCGTACTTCTCCTGGTTCGGCAGCCCGGACGACGCGCCGATCATCGCGCTGTCCACGGCCGTGGCCCTCGGCGACGCGTGCCTGGCGCTCGCCTGGGGGCGCATCTGCGCGCGCTTCAAGATCAAGCGCGCGCTCGTCGCGGTCTCGCTCGCCAGCATGCTGTCGGCGGGCATCTGCTTCCTGTACGCCGTCCTGCCGCTGCCGGGCGTGACGGTGCTGTTCGTGCTGAGCTCCATCGTGGCCGTCATCGTCCCCCTCGCGTTCTCGGGGATGGCGCACGACGGCGACGAGGCGGCGCCCGAGCGTCCCGAGGGCCGCACGGCAAGCGCCACCATCGCCTCGCTGGCCGACGTCATCGTCGCGCCGGGGCTGGGGCTGCTCGTGTTCGCATTCGCGATGGCGGTCATGCGCACCGCGTTCAACGAAAGCCAGGACGCCTACCTGGCCGCGCTCGCGCTCGACGCGGCGGCGCTGCTGGCCTACACGGCCCTGCGCAAGAAGCGCTTCGCGCTGCGCGGCGGCATGCACCAGACGTTCCTGCCGCTCATGGCCATGGTGCTGCTGGCCGCCACGAGCATCTCCGCGTCCGTCGGCAGCGGATCGGCGCTCGTGTCGTTTTTGACCTACGCGCTGTACGCGCTCGCCGCCATCCTCACGCTGGCCACGCTGTGCGCCATCGCAAACGCGGGCGAGTTCTCGGCCGACCTCGTGTTCTCCACCGCCGTGCTGCTGTTCTGCGCCGCCTCGTTCGCCGGCCAGAGCTTCGCGAGCGTGCTCGACGACGACCTCGTCCACGTGGCGGTGACGGTGACCACCACGCTGTACGCGTTCGTCATGGTGCTGTCGTCGTACGTGCGCCGCACGCGCGACGCCCGCGACGAGCCGCGCGCCGCCGAACGCATCGAGGACGAGGCGACGCCCGCCCGTTCGCTCGATCGCTGCGCCCAGCTGGCCGCCGCGCACAACCTCACGGCGCGCGAGCAGGAGATCCTCGCCTACCTCGCCGAGGGGCACAGCGGCGCCTACATCTCCGACGTCCTGTTCATCTCGCCGAACACGGTGCGCACCCACATCCACAACATCTACCGCAAGCTCGACGTGTCGTCGCGCGAGGACATCCTGCGCCTGACGAAGTCCGCAACCACCGTTTGA
- a CDS encoding TorD/DmsD family molecular chaperone, translated as MMTNEGTSALVEALRQQNAAYGFCSRLLRTEVDDDALARLRTMKLPADTGNGHLDAGYRGLCAAVSAGGERMRGDLAVDFLHTFIGVTQEIEHVAFPYESVYTSPERLLMQDARDEVLAAYRAAKVVLVDEACEPEDHLAFELEFMQLLGERAADAFDAGDEGACARLLETRRAFLEEHLLNWVPAFAADVQRIARTGFYRALADIVLGVLETDRAFLADVLDDAA; from the coding sequence ATGATGACGAACGAGGGAACGAGCGCTCTTGTGGAGGCGCTCCGCCAGCAGAATGCGGCATACGGGTTTTGCTCCCGCTTGCTGCGCACCGAGGTCGACGACGATGCGCTTGCGCGCTTGCGGACGATGAAGCTTCCCGCCGATACGGGCAACGGCCACCTCGATGCGGGCTACCGCGGCCTGTGCGCTGCCGTGAGCGCGGGCGGCGAGCGCATGCGCGGCGATTTGGCGGTGGACTTCCTGCATACGTTCATCGGCGTGACGCAGGAGATCGAGCACGTGGCGTTTCCGTACGAATCGGTGTACACGTCGCCCGAGCGCTTGCTGATGCAGGACGCGCGCGACGAGGTGCTGGCGGCGTACCGCGCGGCGAAGGTGGTGCTGGTGGACGAGGCGTGCGAGCCGGAGGACCACCTGGCGTTCGAGCTGGAGTTCATGCAGCTGCTGGGCGAGCGCGCCGCCGACGCCTTCGATGCGGGGGACGAAGGGGCGTGCGCGCGCCTGTTGGAAACTCGCCGCGCGTTCCTCGAGGAGCATCTGCTGAACTGGGTGCCCGCGTTCGCCGCCGACGTGCAGCGCATCGCGCGCACGGGCTTCTACCGCGCGCTCGCGGACATCGTGCTGGGCGTGCTCGAAACCGACCGTGCGTTTCTCGCCGACGTGCTGGACGATGCGGCGTAG
- a CDS encoding 4Fe-4S binding protein, whose translation MRKPPASTLRILSALGVAALVCAGLAFHTGTGTPSSFGIADIAALCPLGGLEAAIASRTVVPPMLIGLAVVVVITLLLGRAFCAWGCPVPLLKRAFRGKKASVPAPAKREAGVAGDSRMWVLGGALLSTAALGFPVFCLVCPVGLTFGTLVVVWRVLQFNEVTWSLAVFPALLVLELAVARKWCHRFCPLGALLSLISRGNRTFRPSAAAKACLHAAHGEGCRRCAEACPEGIDLHDSAASAPLNECVKCRACADACPAHAITFPFLPKKPALGSSAAELDLKEEQ comes from the coding sequence ATGAGGAAGCCCCCGGCGTCCACCTTGCGGATATTGAGCGCGCTCGGCGTGGCGGCGCTCGTGTGCGCGGGCCTGGCGTTCCATACGGGCACGGGCACGCCCAGTTCGTTCGGGATCGCCGACATCGCGGCGTTGTGCCCGCTGGGAGGCTTGGAGGCGGCCATCGCGTCGAGGACGGTGGTGCCGCCGATGCTCATCGGGCTGGCCGTCGTCGTGGTGATCACGCTGCTTCTGGGCCGCGCGTTCTGCGCTTGGGGTTGCCCCGTGCCCCTGCTGAAGCGGGCGTTTCGCGGGAAGAAGGCGAGCGTGCCCGCGCCCGCGAAGCGGGAGGCGGGCGTGGCGGGCGACTCGCGTATGTGGGTGCTCGGCGGGGCGCTGCTCTCCACTGCGGCGCTTGGCTTTCCGGTGTTCTGCCTCGTGTGCCCGGTGGGGCTGACGTTCGGCACGCTCGTCGTGGTGTGGCGGGTGCTCCAGTTCAACGAGGTCACCTGGTCGTTGGCGGTGTTTCCGGCGCTGCTCGTTTTGGAGCTGGCGGTAGCGCGGAAATGGTGCCATCGGTTCTGCCCGTTGGGGGCGCTGCTGTCGCTGATCTCGCGCGGCAACCGGACGTTCCGCCCGAGCGCCGCTGCGAAAGCGTGTCTGCACGCCGCGCACGGGGAGGGGTGCCGCCGCTGCGCCGAGGCGTGCCCCGAGGGCATCGACCTGCACGACTCGGCGGCCTCTGCCCCGCTGAACGAGTGCGTGAAATGCCGCGCCTGCGCCGATGCGTGTCCGGCGCATGCCATAACGTTCCCGTTCTTGCCCAAGAAGCCCGCGCTCGGGTCGTCTGCGGCCGAGCTTGATTTGAAGGAGGAGCAATGA
- a CDS encoding molybdopterin-containing oxidoreductase family protein: MSQLNMSRRGFVKAAAATGALAAFGTATAGTAFREAHADETTSQTKKVYTSCQACICSCAVIATVRDGRVIRLEGNPESPISRGGLCAKGLSGIQALYNPCRNKYPMKRVGERGTNSFERISWDQAIEEIAQKLTQDFFKYGGESLVTSTGGGGNPHFSSPCRFTQALGSPNIFEPGCAQCFLPRMATFSLMYGGSKSGTTSMADSKYGGCASLYFPEDNPIQTLVMWGTCTSYHAPSGSGRAIAELRARDQGLDMVVVDPRFTPDAAMADVWLPIRPGTDVALMMTWIRYIIENELYDEDFCKRWTNLPYLIDTETKKMLRAWEVGLGDADAADADDTFVVWDRATNSAKPLPWPYDETLDPAFFGTYEIDGTQYPTAFTLLQERVDEWTLERGCEVCCLDEDQVEKAIRIYAENAPSGLILGVATDMSPQSAQGTEGACILEFLLGNVEKPGALLQRFPDPPNKVDLGTMNTLVTGEMLEKRLGYREHKGLGIWSHAHIPTVFKAITTGEPYQPRNWMERSGNKHAMIGNAGQLTEIIDKMEMICHLYMYPTAFTIEAADYVLPTQEWLESYFTIAHANKIIIRQPVVHLYETVNEGVIWSEIAHRCAELGNPFAQKAFDKEYLATLGTDLVYWRGQQEMMDFHMGTLPMSWDELAELGTYEWISKEDYLTYYTYKTIDPKTGKEKGWSTPSKKVEPYSEATLMLGRTGEPWAMAEGKSYTMPAADEDYDPLIYYLEPEETNLTDTEYPIMLTQGRIPHYHHGTLRNIPYLRELYPVPLVSIHPETAAACGVEDGQWVWVESRRGKVRGKACVTLGIAKGTVHMERFWNPEYLDTDTPSKAWTEMNVNMLTKTDGRFSPEHGTYTLRGFTVKVYPAPEGAPEGAWIDPTDFEPWMPEFSESTEVVFK, translated from the coding sequence ATGAGTCAGCTCAACATGTCGAGGCGCGGGTTCGTGAAAGCCGCTGCCGCCACCGGCGCGCTTGCCGCGTTCGGGACGGCGACTGCCGGCACTGCGTTCCGCGAAGCGCATGCCGACGAGACGACCTCGCAGACGAAGAAGGTCTACACCTCCTGCCAGGCGTGCATCTGCAGCTGCGCCGTCATCGCGACGGTGCGCGACGGGCGCGTCATCCGGCTCGAGGGCAATCCGGAAAGCCCCATCAGCCGCGGAGGCCTGTGCGCGAAGGGGCTGTCGGGCATCCAGGCGCTGTACAACCCCTGCCGCAACAAGTACCCCATGAAGCGCGTGGGGGAGCGCGGCACGAACAGCTTCGAGCGCATCAGCTGGGACCAGGCCATCGAGGAGATCGCGCAGAAGCTCACGCAGGATTTCTTCAAGTACGGCGGCGAGTCGCTGGTCACCTCCACGGGGGGCGGCGGCAACCCGCACTTCAGCTCGCCGTGCCGGTTCACGCAGGCGCTCGGGTCGCCGAACATCTTCGAACCGGGCTGCGCGCAGTGCTTCCTGCCGCGCATGGCCACGTTCTCGCTCATGTACGGCGGCAGCAAATCGGGCACCACGTCGATGGCCGACTCGAAGTACGGCGGCTGCGCGTCGCTCTACTTCCCGGAGGACAACCCCATCCAGACGCTCGTCATGTGGGGCACGTGCACCAGCTACCACGCCCCCTCCGGTTCGGGACGCGCCATCGCCGAGCTGCGCGCTCGCGACCAGGGCCTCGATATGGTGGTGGTCGATCCGCGGTTCACGCCCGACGCCGCCATGGCGGACGTGTGGCTGCCCATCCGCCCCGGCACGGACGTGGCGCTCATGATGACGTGGATCCGCTACATCATCGAGAACGAGCTGTACGACGAGGACTTCTGCAAGCGGTGGACCAACTTGCCGTACCTTATCGACACCGAGACGAAGAAGATGCTGCGCGCCTGGGAGGTGGGCTTGGGCGATGCCGACGCGGCCGACGCCGACGACACGTTCGTGGTGTGGGATCGGGCGACGAACTCCGCGAAGCCGCTGCCGTGGCCCTACGACGAAACGCTCGACCCCGCGTTCTTCGGCACGTACGAGATCGACGGAACGCAGTACCCCACGGCGTTCACGCTGCTGCAGGAGCGCGTGGACGAGTGGACGCTGGAGCGCGGCTGCGAGGTGTGCTGCCTCGACGAGGACCAGGTGGAGAAGGCCATCCGCATCTACGCCGAGAACGCCCCGTCGGGCCTCATCCTGGGCGTGGCCACCGACATGAGCCCGCAGTCGGCCCAGGGCACCGAGGGCGCGTGCATCCTGGAGTTTTTGCTGGGCAACGTGGAGAAGCCGGGCGCGCTTTTGCAGCGCTTCCCCGACCCGCCGAACAAGGTGGACCTCGGCACCATGAACACGCTGGTCACCGGCGAGATGCTGGAGAAGCGCCTGGGGTATCGCGAGCACAAGGGCCTCGGCATCTGGTCGCACGCGCACATTCCCACCGTGTTCAAGGCCATCACCACGGGCGAGCCGTACCAGCCGCGCAACTGGATGGAGCGCTCGGGCAACAAGCATGCCATGATCGGCAACGCGGGGCAGCTCACCGAGATCATCGACAAGATGGAGATGATCTGCCACCTGTACATGTACCCCACGGCGTTCACCATCGAGGCGGCCGACTACGTGCTGCCCACGCAGGAGTGGCTGGAGAGCTACTTCACCATCGCGCACGCGAACAAGATCATCATCCGTCAGCCGGTGGTGCACCTGTACGAAACGGTGAACGAAGGCGTCATCTGGTCCGAGATCGCGCATCGTTGCGCCGAGCTGGGCAATCCGTTCGCGCAGAAGGCCTTCGACAAGGAGTACCTGGCAACGCTGGGCACCGATCTCGTGTACTGGCGCGGCCAGCAGGAGATGATGGACTTCCACATGGGCACCCTGCCCATGAGCTGGGACGAGCTGGCCGAGCTGGGCACGTACGAGTGGATATCCAAGGAGGACTACCTCACGTACTACACCTACAAGACCATCGACCCGAAGACGGGGAAGGAGAAGGGCTGGAGCACGCCGTCCAAGAAGGTGGAGCCGTACTCCGAGGCGACGCTCATGCTGGGCCGCACCGGCGAGCCGTGGGCCATGGCCGAAGGCAAATCCTATACGATGCCGGCAGCCGATGAGGACTACGATCCCTTGATCTACTATCTGGAGCCCGAGGAGACGAACCTGACCGATACCGAGTATCCCATCATGCTCACCCAGGGCCGCATCCCGCACTACCATCACGGTACGCTGCGCAACATCCCCTACCTGCGCGAGCTGTACCCGGTACCCCTCGTCAGCATCCATCCCGAGACGGCCGCCGCATGCGGCGTGGAAGACGGGCAGTGGGTGTGGGTCGAGAGCCGCCGCGGCAAGGTGCGCGGCAAAGCCTGCGTGACCCTGGGCATCGCCAAGGGCACCGTGCACATGGAACGGTTCTGGAACCCCGAGTACCTGGATACCGACACGCCGAGCAAGGCGTGGACCGAGATGAACGTGAACATGCTCACCAAGACCGACGGGCGCTTCAGCCCCGAGCACGGCACGTACACGCTGCGCGGCTTCACCGTGAAGGTGTACCCCGCTCCCGAGGGCGCTCCCGAGGGCGCCTGGATCGATCCGACCGACTTCGAACCGTGGATGCCTGAGTTCAGCGAATCCACTGAGGTGGTGTTCAAATAA